One Sagittula stellata E-37 genomic window carries:
- a CDS encoding TetR/AcrR family transcriptional regulator — translation MDAEKRRAVILDALDEHFREVGLAGMTMAAIARRAGMSKQTLYGLFQDRDTLFDAYIERRFVRCAPVPDLPEDGSFAVRLRKLFMIDEPGNRWDLPIALFRLAIAEAQQHPRLSRRCLEEGPRNKQAMVRAEIERACARGELQVEDPAAAATLLLDMLHMPVIEALIQTDEHPCKQAPKARFELGLRVFLNGIS, via the coding sequence ATGGACGCGGAGAAACGGCGGGCCGTGATCCTCGACGCGCTGGACGAGCACTTCCGCGAGGTGGGTCTGGCCGGGATGACCATGGCGGCCATCGCGCGGCGCGCGGGCATGTCGAAACAGACGCTCTACGGCCTGTTCCAGGATCGCGACACGCTGTTCGACGCCTACATCGAAAGGCGCTTTGTCAGATGCGCGCCGGTGCCGGATCTGCCGGAGGACGGGTCTTTCGCGGTCCGTCTGCGCAAGCTTTTCATGATCGACGAGCCCGGCAACCGATGGGACCTGCCGATCGCCCTGTTCCGGCTGGCCATCGCCGAGGCCCAGCAGCACCCGCGCCTCAGCCGGCGCTGTCTGGAAGAGGGGCCGCGCAACAAGCAGGCCATGGTCCGGGCAGAGATCGAGCGGGCCTGCGCGCGGGGCGAACTGCAGGTCGAGGACCCCGCCGCGGCAGCGACGTTGTTGCTCGACATGTTGCACATGCCGGTGATCGAGGCACTGATCCAGACCGATGAACACCCCTGCAAACAGGCGCCCAAAGCGCGGTTCGAGCTGGGTCTCAGGGTCTTCCTGAACGGCATTTCCTGA